Proteins encoded in a region of the Flammeovirga yaeyamensis genome:
- the fusA gene encoding elongation factor G — protein sequence MAKKISLSHQRNIGIMAHIDAGKTTTTERILYYTGKSHKIGEVHDGAATMDWMEQEQERGITITSAATTTTWNYPTEQGKPTPASEEYKVNIIDTPGHVDFTVEVARSLRVLDGAVALFDAVSGVEPQSETVWRQADDYKVPRICFINKMDRAGADFLKAVKTIEDKLGATPVPLQLPIGAEENFKGVVDLITNEAIVWNEADQGFTYEVIETPADMVDEVAEWRENLIEAVSTHNEELMEKFFDNPDSITPDEVRAAVRKAVMNMEFSPVMCGSAFKNKGVQALLDAVCSYLPSPLDLPDTIGTNPETGEQETRKADASDKFAALAFKIATDPFVGRLCFLRAYSGTLEAGSYVLNMRTGKKERISRLMQMHSNKQNPIPQVEAGDICAGVGFKDIKTGDTLVELGAPIVLEEMVFPEPVIGIAIEPKTKGDVDKLGVAIAKLVEEDPTLTVETNHETGQTILKGMGELHLEIIVDRLKREFNVEINEGAPQVAYREAIKSSTEHRETYKKQTGGKGKFADIQFELGPAEPDENGVVQPGLQFVDEIKGGVIPKEFIPAVQKGFQAAMGNGTLAGYPIDAIRVRLFYGSYHDVDSDALSFELAAKLGFKEAAKSCTPIILEPIMDVSVITPDEYTGSVIGDINKRRGLPKGQEMSNGAVVIKADVPLSELFGYVTDLRTITSGRASATLTFSEYKEVPNNIAQEVIADAKK from the coding sequence GTGGCAAAGAAAATTAGTCTTTCGCACCAAAGAAATATTGGTATCATGGCACATATTGATGCCGGAAAAACTACCACAACAGAACGTATTCTTTATTATACAGGAAAATCGCATAAAATTGGAGAGGTACACGACGGTGCCGCTACCATGGACTGGATGGAACAAGAACAAGAGCGTGGTATTACCATTACATCAGCTGCTACTACTACGACTTGGAATTACCCCACTGAACAAGGGAAACCCACTCCAGCTTCCGAAGAATATAAAGTAAATATTATCGATACTCCCGGTCACGTTGACTTTACCGTAGAAGTAGCTCGATCACTTCGTGTACTGGATGGAGCCGTTGCCTTATTTGATGCAGTATCTGGAGTTGAACCTCAATCGGAAACGGTATGGCGTCAGGCCGATGATTACAAAGTGCCAAGAATCTGTTTTATCAATAAAATGGATAGAGCGGGAGCTGACTTTTTGAAAGCCGTAAAAACAATTGAAGATAAATTAGGAGCGACTCCTGTCCCATTACAATTACCAATTGGTGCAGAAGAAAACTTTAAAGGAGTGGTTGATTTAATCACCAATGAAGCCATCGTTTGGAATGAGGCTGACCAAGGATTTACCTATGAAGTCATTGAAACTCCTGCGGACATGGTTGACGAAGTAGCTGAATGGAGAGAAAACCTAATCGAAGCTGTATCTACACACAACGAGGAATTAATGGAAAAATTCTTCGATAATCCCGATTCGATTACTCCCGATGAAGTTCGTGCCGCTGTTCGTAAAGCAGTGATGAATATGGAGTTTTCCCCTGTAATGTGTGGTTCTGCATTTAAGAATAAAGGTGTTCAAGCACTTCTTGACGCAGTTTGTTCTTACTTACCATCTCCACTTGATTTACCGGATACGATTGGTACCAACCCTGAAACCGGAGAACAAGAAACTAGAAAAGCAGATGCATCTGATAAATTCGCTGCATTGGCCTTTAAAATTGCTACCGATCCATTTGTTGGTCGACTATGTTTCTTACGTGCCTATTCTGGTACTCTTGAAGCGGGCTCATATGTATTGAATATGCGTACTGGTAAGAAAGAACGTATTTCCCGTTTGATGCAAATGCACTCCAACAAACAAAACCCAATCCCTCAAGTGGAAGCCGGCGATATTTGTGCAGGCGTAGGTTTTAAAGATATCAAGACGGGTGATACTTTAGTTGAGCTAGGAGCCCCAATTGTATTGGAAGAAATGGTTTTCCCAGAACCTGTAATTGGTATCGCCATCGAGCCTAAAACAAAAGGTGACGTCGATAAATTAGGGGTAGCCATTGCGAAATTAGTAGAAGAAGATCCTACCTTAACAGTAGAAACCAACCACGAAACGGGTCAGACGATCTTGAAAGGTATGGGAGAGCTTCACTTAGAAATTATCGTAGACCGTTTAAAACGTGAATTTAATGTCGAAATCAACGAAGGTGCTCCTCAAGTTGCTTACCGTGAAGCCATTAAATCGTCTACAGAACATAGAGAAACTTATAAAAAACAAACCGGTGGTAAAGGTAAATTTGCCGATATCCAATTCGAATTAGGTCCAGCTGAACCCGATGAAAATGGCGTTGTACAACCTGGTTTACAGTTTGTGGATGAAATTAAAGGTGGTGTCATTCCAAAAGAATTCATTCCAGCTGTTCAGAAAGGTTTCCAAGCAGCCATGGGAAATGGTACATTAGCCGGATATCCAATCGATGCAATACGTGTTCGTTTATTCTATGGATCTTATCATGATGTCGATTCGGATGCTTTATCTTTCGAATTAGCGGCAAAACTAGGTTTCAAGGAAGCAGCTAAATCTTGTACACCAATCATCTTAGAACCAATCATGGATGTATCTGTCATCACTCCAGATGAATACACAGGTTCCGTCATTGGTGATATCAACAAAAGAAGAGGACTACCAAAAGGACAAGAAATGTCCAACGGAGCAGTAGTGATCAAAGCCGACGTTCCATTATCAGAATTATTCGGTTATGTTACTGATCTTCGTACAATTACTTCAGGTAGAGCGTCAGCTACTCTTACTTTCTCAGAATATAAAGAAGTACCTAATAATATCGCTCAGGAAGTGATTGCAGATGCGAAAAAGTAA